In Nocardia sp. NBC_00403, one DNA window encodes the following:
- a CDS encoding nitroreductase family protein, whose amino-acid sequence MGNDLLTTTRAFRRRLDLTRPVARQDLLACLDVAVHAPSGTNRQPWRFLVVEDFDTKQQIAEYYRKGFAAYLSARTPRPDQLGDLASGRYLAAHLHEVPALVVVCSLGRPPANAAALQLASFYGSIYPAVWNFMLALHDRGLGSTMTTAHLVYEQEIADLLGIPFDQITQVAMLPVAHLLPGTRSRGPRRIPAAEVTMWNRWSEE is encoded by the coding sequence ATGGGCAACGATCTGCTGACCACCACCAGGGCCTTCCGGCGCCGCCTCGACCTCACCAGGCCGGTCGCCAGGCAGGACCTGCTCGCCTGCCTCGACGTCGCGGTGCACGCCCCGAGCGGCACCAACCGGCAGCCGTGGCGTTTCCTCGTGGTCGAGGATTTCGATACCAAACAGCAGATCGCCGAGTACTACCGAAAAGGCTTTGCCGCCTACCTGTCCGCCCGCACTCCACGCCCCGATCAACTCGGCGACCTCGCCTCCGGCCGCTACCTCGCCGCCCACCTGCACGAGGTCCCGGCGCTGGTGGTCGTCTGCTCGCTCGGTCGCCCACCCGCGAACGCCGCAGCCCTCCAACTCGCCAGCTTCTACGGCTCCATCTACCCGGCGGTCTGGAACTTCATGCTGGCCCTGCACGACCGCGGCCTCGGATCCACCATGACCACCGCCCACCTGGTATATGAGCAAGAGATCGCCGACCTCCTCGGCATCCCCTTCGACCAGATAACCCAGGTCGCTATGCTCCCGGTGGCCCACCTGCTGCCCGGTACCAGAAGTCGAGGCCCGCGCCGCATTCCGGCCGCCGAGGTGACGATGTGGAACCGCTGGAGCGAGGAGTGA
- a CDS encoding methyltransferase, translating into MASNRSKVPPQALLRVIEFARNSMAGLHRRLVPGHIALLEMIVAGFLTQAIHAAAALGVADALADGPRNGAELARATGANEDALHRLLQLLTSHGIFARRSDGKYTLTPMAQALRRDTSVSLRDTVLFFGSPMHRNHWTHLVDAVRTGETVGTDLDGMSFFDYVRKDRELGELFDRAMTSIGTLATEPLFAAYDFGQYGTIVDVGGGQGTLLTEILSRTPTSRGILFDLPEVVASAPARLAELGLADRCTVESGSFFETVPKGGDAYILKHIIHDWSDDKAKQILHTLREQMPEDATLLLIELVLPEDNRPHPGKFIDLEMLINVGGRERTEDQYRDFLAASGFTLVRRIPTVAPDNVLEVRPS; encoded by the coding sequence ATGGCATCCAACCGATCGAAAGTTCCACCGCAGGCGCTGTTGCGGGTGATCGAATTCGCCCGCAATTCGATGGCGGGGCTGCACCGGCGACTTGTGCCAGGGCATATCGCGCTGCTGGAAATGATCGTTGCCGGGTTCTTGACCCAGGCGATCCACGCGGCCGCCGCACTCGGTGTGGCAGACGCACTTGCCGATGGTCCGCGCAACGGTGCGGAGTTGGCGCGCGCCACCGGCGCGAACGAGGACGCGCTACATCGCCTGCTACAGCTTCTGACGAGCCACGGCATCTTCGCTCGCCGATCGGACGGCAAATACACGCTCACCCCGATGGCACAGGCGCTGCGTCGGGATACGAGCGTTTCGCTGCGCGATACCGTGCTCTTCTTCGGCTCGCCGATGCACCGCAATCATTGGACGCATCTGGTCGACGCGGTGCGCACCGGTGAAACCGTCGGCACGGATCTGGACGGCATGTCGTTCTTCGACTACGTGCGGAAAGACCGCGAGCTCGGCGAACTGTTCGACCGCGCCATGACCAGCATCGGCACCCTGGCGACAGAACCGCTGTTCGCCGCCTACGACTTCGGCCAGTACGGCACGATTGTCGATGTAGGTGGTGGACAGGGCACCCTGCTCACCGAAATCCTCTCCCGCACACCGACATCACGCGGCATCCTGTTCGATCTGCCGGAAGTGGTCGCGTCGGCGCCCGCCCGCCTCGCCGAACTCGGCCTCGCCGACCGCTGCACGGTCGAAAGCGGCTCCTTCTTCGAGACGGTGCCCAAGGGCGGCGACGCCTACATTCTCAAACACATCATCCACGACTGGTCCGACGACAAAGCCAAGCAGATCCTGCACACCCTGCGCGAGCAGATGCCCGAGGACGCGACGCTGCTGCTCATCGAACTCGTTCTCCCCGAAGATAATCGACCGCACCCGGGAAAATTCATCGACCTGGAAATGCTCATCAACGTAGGCGGCCGCGAACGCACCGAAGACCAATACCGAGACTTCCTGGCCGCCTCAGGATTCACCCTCGTGCGCCGTATCCCCACCGTAGCCCCCGACAATGTCCTCGAAGTGCGCCCCAGTTAG
- a CDS encoding DUF72 domain-containing protein, translating into MGEIRIGTSGWVYPPWRGTFYPEGVTHKNELAYLSQQLDSVEINGSFYALQRPSSYQKWASQTPEDFVFAVKGSRFITHMKRLRDGDALLANFLASGLLALGPKLGPILWQLPPNFAFDPVLLAEFFGHLPRTTTRAAEIAAQHDHRVDPGFTTTDAERPMRYALEIRHPSFVTPQFTELLAAHDIALVVADAAGKYPLIEEVTSNFVYIRLHGHDELYVSGYTDDGLDMWAEKIRWWAADRDVFVYFDNDAKVMAPRDALALQARLGG; encoded by the coding sequence GTGGGCGAGATCCGGATCGGCACATCGGGGTGGGTGTATCCGCCGTGGCGCGGCACCTTCTATCCCGAAGGGGTGACCCACAAGAACGAGCTCGCCTATCTATCGCAGCAACTCGACAGCGTCGAGATCAATGGTTCGTTCTATGCCTTGCAGCGTCCGTCGAGCTACCAGAAGTGGGCGAGCCAGACGCCGGAGGACTTCGTGTTCGCGGTGAAGGGCAGCAGGTTCATCACCCATATGAAGCGGCTGCGCGACGGTGACGCCCTGCTGGCGAACTTCCTCGCGTCCGGTCTGCTTGCGCTCGGCCCCAAGCTGGGGCCGATCCTCTGGCAGCTGCCTCCCAACTTCGCCTTCGATCCGGTCCTACTAGCCGAATTCTTCGGCCACCTGCCCCGCACGACGACACGGGCGGCCGAGATCGCGGCACAGCACGACCATCGGGTCGACCCCGGATTCACCACGACCGACGCCGAACGGCCGATGCGGTACGCGCTCGAGATCCGACATCCGAGCTTCGTCACGCCGCAGTTCACCGAACTGTTGGCCGCACACGACATCGCACTGGTCGTCGCCGACGCGGCAGGAAAATACCCGCTCATCGAGGAAGTCACCTCGAATTTCGTCTACATCCGGCTGCACGGCCACGACGAGCTCTACGTCAGCGGCTACACCGACGATGGCCTCGACATGTGGGCGGAGAAGATCCGCTGGTGGGCCGCGGACCGCGATGTATTCGTCTACTTCGACAACGACGCGAAGGTCATGGCACCGCGCGACGCCCTCGCACTCCAGGCGCGCCTCGGCGGCTGA
- a CDS encoding MerR family transcriptional regulator produces the protein MPEYRIDDLARAAGTTTRNVRAYQERGLLPPPAGKDGRASIYDDAHLERLRLIDALLQRGFTTAHIADFITSWETGKDLTEVLGLQHAVAAPWAKDETFEVSRELIGTILGTDTDELVDRLAEMKLVRFEGDTVVFTDTQLLASFAELHEYGIELRTLIEIYAKVADRIDDITQLMITAAKQHIVDEHGPGWLPETSSEIADTTTMLNKMRELAVASVHTTLARSLDVTLRRELGDYLATAAERERQRHADR, from the coding sequence ATGCCGGAGTACCGAATCGATGACCTTGCTCGCGCCGCGGGCACCACCACTCGCAACGTGCGCGCCTACCAGGAACGCGGCCTGCTGCCGCCGCCCGCGGGCAAAGACGGGCGGGCCAGCATCTACGACGACGCGCACCTGGAGCGGCTGCGCCTGATCGACGCGCTGCTGCAGCGCGGCTTCACCACCGCGCACATCGCCGACTTCATCACCAGCTGGGAGACCGGCAAAGACCTCACCGAGGTGCTCGGCCTGCAGCACGCGGTGGCGGCCCCCTGGGCCAAGGACGAGACCTTCGAGGTGTCACGCGAGCTCATCGGCACCATCCTCGGCACCGACACCGACGAACTCGTCGACCGGCTCGCGGAGATGAAACTGGTTCGGTTCGAGGGCGACACCGTGGTGTTCACCGACACCCAACTGCTGGCCTCGTTCGCCGAACTGCACGAGTACGGCATCGAACTGCGCACCCTCATCGAGATCTACGCCAAGGTGGCCGACCGGATCGACGACATCACCCAGCTCATGATCACCGCGGCCAAACAACACATCGTGGATGAACACGGCCCCGGCTGGCTCCCCGAGACCAGCAGCGAAATCGCCGACACCACAACAATGCTCAACAAAATGCGCGAGCTGGCTGTCGCCTCGGTGCACACCACTCTGGCCCGCTCCCTCGACGTCACCCTGCGCCGAGAACTCGGCGACTACCTCGCCACCGCCGCCGAGCGCGAACGCCAACGCCACGCCGACCGCTGA